Genomic DNA from Roseburia intestinalis L1-82:
CTATGTGCCTTAATGTTTGTCTCAAGCCATATCTGCAAAACATCAGATATATCCTTTTCTTCCATTTTTCTTATCATACATTTACCCCATCTCTATTTTCGTCTTAGTGCACTGCAAAGATATCTTTTTACCCACTCCTTATCGCTCATAAAAAATTCATTTTTCCGTATTGATAAAAGCCGGAAAATCCGCAATTTATACGCATTTCCGGCTCTCTGCTTACATATGCTGTCTATCATTCTTTTTGTTTCATAAACTATAGTTCATGCAGCTTTAGGCTCTCTCGTCAAATTCCACATTCTTCTTCCACTTCCAGAACCCCCATATCACAGCGCCAGCCACCACAAGCATCACTGCCGTAAATCCAATTCCTTTCGCATCCGTCGTATAGCCAAAGGACAGCCATCCCGTTTCCTCACGCACGACCGACACAGTGTTTGCTGCGATGTGTCCCAGTACCGGCACATAGAAAAATCCTGTTTTTTCATACAAAAATGCAAGCAGACATCCCAAAACCGCCGCATACAGAAACTGCACCAGGTTCGCATGCACCAGTCCAAAGATCAATGCGGAACAAATAATTGCAGGGGCGACACCCAACATCAATTTTAGTCTCTGATAAACCACGCCCCTGAATAATAATTCTTCCGCGATTGGGATCAGAAAACAGGATCCAAGGAACTCATAGACTGCTGCGCCTGCAAAAAATGCCTGATTTGCAGTCTGGAACCCTTCTGATGCCTGAATTAATGATGTCATCGCAATGATATTGTTGACTGCAATTCCAAGTGCCGCTACGGACACAACAGTCACGGCAATATTGATTGCCTGCTCACTGCTAAAGCGAAACTTCTTTTTTCCGTAAACAGTATCCCGGATGTTTTGATCTGCCATATAAAATTTTAATATGACCGGAATCGTAACTGCATCACCCACAAGCTGGCGCAGCATGTAAGTCTCATCTGCACTGCCGAGAAGTATCTCCAATGCAAAATAACAGAGACTTGATACCACATAGTAAAGTCCGACCGGATAAATAATCTGCCAGATCTGGAAGCCCTTTGTCTGTTTCATCGTTTGGTTCCCTTCGTATCACGTCCCGCGGTGCGCAGACGGTTTAATGCCACTTCTTTGCCTTTTACTTCAATATTTACTACATCTTCCGCATTCAGAAGATAGATCGCCGCAAGCGCGTCCCCGGCACCTAATTTCATGCCGCGCACACCGACTGCTCCCTTTTTCTTTTCCGGGATACTGGAAATGTCGATCCGTAGAAAAAAGTCTTTTTCGGACTGCATCACGAGCGTCTCCTCAAGTGCAAGTGCCTGTACAAAGATCAGCTCATCGCCCTCATTTAATTTTGTCGCAGCCGTGGTTCGTTTTGCAACGTCAAACTCACTTCCATCCACGACTTTAAGCATAGCAGATTTTGTTCCAAACAACACCTGGGAACGGCTGATTGCCGCAAGGTTCGTGATGTAGACAAAATTTTCCTCGCTGCTGTTATAATTACTCAGGTTATCGATCGGCGTTCCCTTGTCTCGGAATTTACCGTAAGGAAGATCTAACACCTTTAACAGATGCATCTGTCCCTTATTGGTAAAAATGCAGATCTTGTCCGTATTTTTGCAGGTCAGGATATAGCGGTTTTCTGTGTTTGCCGCCTCCTTATTTCTCTCATACGTTGCGACATCCACGGTTTTTGCGTATCCAAAACGATCCATTAAGAATACAACATCCATCTCCTCGATCTTCTTCTCCTCAACGACCGCTTCCTCTAAGTTATCGATCACCGTTTTTCTCGGTTTTGCGTACTCTTTCTTAAAACTCTCCAATTCTTTGATGATGACTTTCGCCATAGCCGCGCGGCTTCCCAAAATATCCTCATATTTTGAGATATTTTTCAAGGTCTCATCATGATCTTTTAAGAGTGCTTCGAGTTCGAGTCCGATTAATTTCTGCAGACGCATCTCAAGAATCGCCGTGGTCTGTCTCTCCGTAAAACGAAGTTTTGCAGCGTCTCGTTTTGACTGTTCGGATTTAAAATTGATGTTATCTGTGATACCGTCGGTTAAGCAGGCTCTCGCATCCTTCACATTTTTACTTCCGCGCAGGATCTCAATGATCAGGTCAATGACATCCGTTGCCTTGATCAGACCTTCCTGAATTTCCTTTTTGTCGCGCTCTTTTGCAAGAAGCGTCTGATATTTGCGTGTTGCAAGCTCATACTGGAAATTCACATGATGCCGGATGATCGGCACGATTCCCATGGTCTCCGGTTTTCCGTCCGCTACCGCTAACATGTTAACGCCAAAGGTATCTTCCAGTTTTGTTTTCTTGTAGAGAAGATTTTTTAAATTTTCGACATCTGCACCCTTTTTCAGCTCCAGAACGATGCGTATTCCCTCTTTTGAGGACTGGTTTGTGATATCAACGATATCGGAAGTTTTCTTTGTCTCAACAAGGCTGTAGATATCGTTTAAGAATTTTCCGATATTGGCACCGATCATGGTGTACGGGATCTCTGTGATCACAAGACGGTCTTTTCCGCCTTTTCCCTTTTCAACTTCAACTTTACCGCGGATCTTGATTTTTCCCATACCGGTTGAATAAACGGCTAACAGTTCATCCTTATTTGCAACGATACCACCAGTCGGAAAATCAGGTCCCGGAATATACTGCATCATCTGCTCGGTATTGATGTCCGGGTCTTTCATATATGCGATCACACCGTCAATGACCTCGCCAAAATTGTGCGGCGGGATACTGGTCGTCATACCGACGGCGATTCCCTCTGCACCGTTTAAAAGCAGATTTGGAACTTTGACAGGGAGCACCTCCGGCTCTTTTTCCGTCTCATCAAAGTTCGGGACAAAGTTTACGACATCTTTATCTAAGTCCGCCAAATAGGCTTCCTGTGTAATCTTCTGTAAACGCGCCTCAGTATAACGCATTGCTGCGGCGCCATCTCCCTCGATGGAACCAAAATTACCGTGTCCATCCACAAGCGGCAGTCCTTTTTTGAAATCCTGCGCCATCACGACGAGCGCATCATAGATGGAACTGTCACCGTGCGGATGATATTTACCCATCGTATCACCGACAATACGCGCACACTTACGGTACGGCTTGTCATAGCGGATGCCAAGTTCATACATATCATAAAGCGTTCTTCGCTGCACCGGTTTTAAACCGTCCCTCACGTCCGGAAGTGCACGCGCGATGATAACGCTCATGGCATAATCAATATAAGATTTCTGCATCAGTTCCGAATACTCGGTGCGGATAATCTGTTCTTCCTGATTCATATCATACTCCATTTCTGTCCGTTTTTCAGGGCATCACAAGTCAGCTGGCACTGCTCACTTCCCGCCCACATGTTACTGTCTGCTCCCTGCCAGTCGTTCCAGTAACACCCACATCTCTATCAGATATCAAGTGCTGCGTCTTTTGCATGTTCATAAATAAACATCTTGCGCGGCGGCACATCATTTCCCATCAAAAGTTCCGTGATATCGGACGCCATACGTCCATCTTCGATCTCGATGCGTTTTAAGATCCTCGTTTCCGGGTTCAAGGTCGTCTCCCAGAGCTGCTCCGCATCCATCTCACCGAGACCTTTGTAACGCTGCAGAGTAAAATTGCTCTTATGGTTCCTGCGGTAACGTTCCAATGCCGCATCGTCGTAAAGGTATTCTTCTTCCCCTTTAGACGGGATGGCTTTGTACAATGGCGGCATTGCCACATAGACATGTCCCTCATAGATCAATTCCGGCATAAAACGATAAAACAGTGTCAGAAGCAGTGTGGAAATATGTGCTCCATCGACGTCGGCATCTGCCATGATGATGATCTTGTCATAGCGCAGTTTCGTGATGTCAAAATCATTGCCGTATCCTTCGGAAAAACCACATCCAAATGCATTGATCATCGTCTTGATCTCTGCATTTGCAAGCACCTTGTCAATACTTGCTTTCTCAACATTTAAAATCTTACCACGGATCGGCAGGATTGCCTGAAAATTACGGTCACGCGCCGTCTTTGCAGAACCTCCCGCGGAATCTCCCTCGACGATAAATATCTCACAGATCGACGCATCCCTGCTCTCACAGTTGGCAAGCTTTCCGTTGGAATCAAAAGAGAATTTCTGTTTTGTCAGAAGATTCGTCTTCGCACGCTCCTCGGTCTTGCGGATCTTTGCCGCTTTCTCCGCGCAGGAGATCACGGTCTTTAATACCTCTAAATTTTTGTCAAAATAAAGCTGTATCTCATCCCCGGTCACTTTTGCCGTGACACGCGCTGCATCCTGATTGTCCAGTTTCGTCTTGGTCTGTCCCTCAAAACGTGGATCCGGGTGTTTGATGGAAACGATCGCCGTCATACCATTACGGACATCCGCTCCCGTAAAATTAGAATCCTTTTCCTTTAAAATGCCAAGTTCTCTCGCATAGGAATTGATGACTGTGGTAAACACCGTCTTAAATCCCGTGATATGCGTACCACCCTCCGCATTAAAAATATTGTTGCAGAATCCTAAAATATTCTCATGGAACTCATTGGTATACTGGAATGCTGCCTCAACCGTGATTCCGTCCTGCTCGCCCTTAAAATACACCACATCGTGAAGCACCTCGTTCTTTTTGTTCAGATCCTTGACAAAACCAATGATCCCCTCTTCCTCATGATATACAATATGTTCCACTTCCGGTCCACGTTTATCCTCATAAATAATCGTCAGTGCCGGGTTCAAGTATGCCGTCTCATGCATACGGCTTTTTACTTCGTCCTCTTTGAATCTGGTCTTTTCAAAAATCTCAGGATCCGGAAGAAAATTGACCTTCGTACCGGTTTTTTTCGTTTTTCCAATGGTCGGAAGAAGCCCGTTTTCCAGTTCCACCACCGGAATACCACGCTCATAACCATCGTGATGAATGTAACCATCCCTGCTGATCCATACATCCATATGTGTCGATAATGCGTTTACAACAGACGAACCTACTCCATGCAGTCCTCCACTGGTCTTATAAGCGGAATCATCAAACTTTCCTCCTGCATGCAGCGTCGTATAAACAATACGCGCAGCTGAAACTCCCTTTGCATGCATGCCGACCGGAACGCCTCGTCCGTTATCCTCAACGGTACAGGAACCATCCGCTTCTAATGTTACACAGATCGTATCGCAGGCTCCCGCAAGATGTTCATCCACTGCATTGTCCACAATCTCGTAGATCAGGTGATTCAATCCTTTGCGCGAAACACTTCCGATATACATTCCCGGTCTTTTTCTTACCGCCTCAAGCCCTTCGAGAACGGAAATACTGCTCTCGTCATAGCCGCCTGTTTTTGCCATTTCTTTCTTCCCTTTCCTGCTAAATCTATTACTTTTATACTGAATTGCTATCTCTGATCCGTATCCTGACGTCTCGCATACCGCATATGAGAAATAACCATCAGTGCAAGTTTAAACGTCATCGCATCGTCAAATTTACGGATATCAAGTCCAATGATTTTCTCTAATCGCTCCAGACGGTACACTAAAGTATTTCTGTGCACATAAAGCTGTCTGGCTGTCTCTGAAATGTTCAGATTGTTTTCAAAAAACTTCTGAATCGTCGTCGTTGTCTCTTCATTAAAAATATCCGGGATCTCATCCCCAAACACCTCATGAATAAACATCTCACAGAGACTCATCGGAAGCTGGTAGATCAGACGCCCGATACCAAGATAACGATATGCGATCGTCTCTTTTTCTGCATAGAAAATCTTTCCAACCTCAAGCGCCATCTTTGCCTCCTGATAGGATTTTGCAATATCCGGCAGATTATTCACCTGATTGCCGTAGCCGACCCTCACGCGCACCATTGCCTCGGTATGCATATTGTCCACAATCATATCGGCCAATTTCTGTAATTCATCTTCATTCTTCACGTCGCGAACATCCTTGATCAGGACGATGCTCTGCTCGTCCACTTCTGTCACATAATCACGCATCTTGGTTGCAAAGAGATTTTTCACAAGCTCCACTGCGGTGGAATCTTTCTTATCTTCTAAATCGATCACATAAACCACACGCTCCGCCTGCTCGATATGAAGTTTCTGCGCCTTATTGTACATATCTACGACCAACATATTTCCAAGCAGAATATTCTGCATGAAATTGTTGCGGTCGAACTGCTCCATGTAGGCAGCCGCAAGGTTTCTGATCTGGCAGACCGCTAAGCGCCCCACCATATAAGCATCCTCTGCCTGTGATTTGGTCAGCAGAATATATTCTATCTCTCCATCAGCGATCACCTTAAAAAAATGATATCCTGAGAGCATCTGGCTCTCAGCCATGGAATCTGCAAAAGATGTGATTGCACCTTCTAAATCTCCCTCCGGCTCAAATGTTGCTGCAACCGGCTTTCCTTTTTCCGTGTAAAGTGCAAGATCAATTCTCGATATATCCTTTATCTCATCAAGTGCTGTCTGTATTTTATGGTTTGAAATCATAATCTATTTCCTTTCCGATATCTCCCCTTCGTCTAGTTCCACCCATCATCCGATCTATAATTTCATCCTTACTGACGAACAAAAACTGGGTACATCACTGTACCCAGTTTTATTTTAAATGATGTTCTGTTTAATTTTACCGAATTAGTTGGTAATTGTCAATTCTGTTTCTTTGTCGAAAACATGAATCTTCTCAGGATCAATAGCAAGTTTGATGTGATCTCCCATACGTGCTGTTGTTCTGGAATCAACTTTTGCAGTCATGCTTGTGCCTGCTACTTTGAAGTATAATAATACCTCAGAACCTAATAACTCGTATCCTGTTACATCAGCCTCGAATGCGCAATCTTGGTGTGCTTCGATCTCAATCTCGGAATCTCCAATATCCTCTGGTCTGATACCCATAACAACTGTCTTTCCGTTGCATCCTGCATCTGCAAGTTTCTTTGCTTTTGCTGGTGGTAATACGATTGTTGTGTTATCGAATGTAAGAGAAACTTTGTCTCCCTCAACTTTACATTTTGTATCGATGAAGTTCATCTGCGGAGAACCAATGAATCCTGCAACGAATAAGTTGTTCGGCTCATTGTATAATTTCTGCGGAGAATCAACCTGCATGATAACACCATCTTTTAATACAACGATTCTGGTACCAAGTGTCATAGCCTCGGTCTGATCATGTGTTACATAGATGATAGTTGCTTTTAATCTGTTATGTAAAGAAGCGATCTCAGAACGCATCTGTACACGAAGTTTTGCATCCAGGTTGGATAACGGCTCATCCATAAGGAATACCTTAGGATTACGAACGATGGCACGTCCCATAGCAACACGCTGTCTCTGTCCACCGGATAAAGCCTTTGGTTTACGGTCTAATAATTTCTCAAGGTCAAGAATCTTAGCTGCTTCTTCAACTTTTCTCTTGATTTCATCCTTAGGAACTTTTCTTAATTTTAATCCGAATGCCATGTTATCGAAAACGGTCATATGAGGATACAGAGCGTAGTTCTGGAATACCATTGCGATATCTCTGTCTTTTGGCTCAACATCGTTCATGAGCTTTCCGTCGATATAGAACTCACCAGAGGAAATCTCCTCAAGTCCGGCGATCATACGAAGTGTAGTAGATTTACCACATCCGGATGGTCCTACGAAAATGATGAACTCCTGATCTTCTACTTCAAGGTTGAAATCCTTAACAGCCTCAAAACCGTTTGGATAAACTTTGCAAATGTTTTTTAATGATAAACTTGCCATTGGTCTAAATACCTCCTGATATTTGTGTTTCGTTATTTGATAACTATACTATACAAAAAAGATGCAAAAAGCACCATATGCCTCCTACACAAAGAATTTTGTTTTTTCTTGTAGGATGTCACAGTGCTCTGTGCATCTTTTCCATCTTTTCGTCAAACTGACGGCTTTTCCATCAAAAACTGTACAGATTGACGGATACAGACGTTCCTCTTTTTTTATAAAAGGTTTATTTTATGTTCCGCTGAAATCATTTCTTTTTACGGATCCGGTGAAACTGCGGTCTTAATACCAGTTCCGGGATTACAATACCTTCACGCTGCGTCAGCACATATTCCACTGCTTCTGCTACTTCTTTCGGGGTAAGATAAGATTCTTTTTCTTCTCCCACCGTAAAGTCCGCGTTCCGGTACAGATTTGTCTCCGTCATATCCGGGTAAACCGCCGTCACTTTGACGCCGTATTTTCTTGCCTCATCAAACAGGCTTGACGAAAACGATGCAAGTCCTGCTTTGGTTGCCGCATAAGCACAGCCGTGCGGACTCGGCTGTTTTGCCGTAACAGATGAAATATTGATAATGTAACCGCCGTTTTTTTTCAGCGTCCGTAATAATTGCTGGGTTAAGATCAACGGTGCTTCTAAGTTCACACGGACCATTTCCTGTATCTTTTTGGGATTCAGTTCCTCGTGCAGACCATAGTAAGCTGCACCGGCATTATTGACAAGGACTTTTACCGTGTGCTCCGATGTGACCTGTTTCACGATAGCGCACAGTTTATCCGTATCGGTGAGGTCACAGATGATTGGATGAAATATGGCATTTTTCAAATCATTTTCACACTGAGGTACTCCGGCAATGTCTCTATCCTCTTCCGTATCAAATCTGCGCCCGATCCCAAATACTTCATATCCGAGCACACCTAATTTTTCACTGATAGCGCGTCCGATACCAGACGAGGCACCCGTTACGATGGCTGTATATTTCTGTGTCATAGCTGTTTTCCTCTCACGACTCCCACCGGAAGATCTTCTCTTCCGGCACATACTCTAAAAGCTGTCTGATCAGAAATCTCTCCATCTGTTCTGTCAGCTCTTTTCCATAATGATAAACCCCGCCGTCATTCTGAAATGGGAACTGCACTACTGCAGAATACGGCTCGTTTTTCCGCATTTTTTTCAGATAATCCTGCGATACACGAAAAGAGCCGACACTGACATCAAAGATCTGATCCATTGGAACTTCTTTTGTGACAAGTTCTAACATTTCATGGTACTCTTTTTCCCAGTCCGGGCAGTAAATCATCGGATCAAAACACAGTCGCACCGGGAATCCTTTTTTTACCGCATCTGCCACACAGCGGACACGCTGCAAAAGTGATGGCGTATTGTGCTCATACTGTTTTGTGATCTGCTGCGGCGAAAGTGTAAACGCATAGATTATATTTTTATCGGGTATCAGATTGTCAAAAAGCTTTACATTCGCCGACTTTGTACGGATTTCGATCTTAAGCGGATATGTAGATCTTTTATTTTCTCCCAGAACAAAATGCTCCCACTCCCTGACATAACCGGTCATTGTCTCAAATGCAAGCAGATCTGTATCATAGGACACACACAGATAAACCGGGTGTTCTGAAAGCATCCGGTGAAGTTCTTCAAAAATATCTTCGATATTTACAAAAATTACGATATTCGCGGAGGGATACATTCCTTTTAAATAGCAGTATTCACAGTCATAGATGCAGTTCATCATACAGGATGTATAATAAAAATAAGTATTTCCAAAATTCTGGCACACCGGTGCCCCCTGATAGATCAGACTGCCTGTCTTTTTTGCCAGGATCAGGTTCTGCGCATGATGTTGTTCTTCATAGTCCTGTCTGCGTCTGCAGAATACATCTTTGTAATGTCTGATATACACAATCTCTGCTTTCATAAAACGCGCTAAGATTTGCTTTACCCGCGGATGTTCTGCTATTTCTTCTTCCACATAAATATGAAAAAAAAACGGATTATAATAATTTTCGTCCAAACTCTTCAAAGCAGCGTTTCCCCTCTCTTTTATCCTTACAGGGCAGCTCCCCCGCCTGATACATTTCTTCTATGATTCCCTGATAATCAATTCCGGCAAGTACTGCATATTTCAGATGCTGCATTACTGCGGCCTGCATCACAGCCGAACAGTGCATATCCTCATTTAACTTCTGTGCAAGCTCCGATACTTCCCCCATCGCTTTTTTGTTCTGCAGCTTTTTTATCCCGTCGATCTTCCTCAGTTCATCCAGGTAACTCCGGATTCCGGGAACTGCGCCCGCAATGCCCTGTTTCAGCATTTCTGCAGACAATTCCTGCACATTTCCCTCGTCTGTCACAACTTTTAAAAAAGACATCTGATGCGGGCCGAAAAAATATGCTCCTGCCTGATATATGGAAGAGGCCTCCATATCATAAAGAAAACCGTCTGCCACACTATTTTTTATGGCCGTTTCGTATTTTGGGATTAACTCTGTTTTGTTTTCTGTATGATAAAGCATTGCACCTGTCACAATTTCAGCTTCCTCAAAAGGATGTCTGTATAAAATATCCGGATAAAATGTACGCCCTGTCACATGCTCCATGATCTTTTTGCACAGATACACTTCTCCTGCCTTTACTGACTGTTCCTGTACTGTTTTTCTCTTGTCGGAAGAATGTAGACCATCTCCGGCTGCGGTTTCTTTTTCCGATACATTTCTACAAGTTTGACCGGATCCTTTTGAGCAAGAAACTTTTGCGCAAGTACCGATATTGACCAGAAAATCCGCCGGCTGTGGAGTTCTTTTCGTACAGATTCTCGCCACGGCCGCCGTCGCTGCGTTCATTCCGCATCCCGTTACCGTAAGAAGAATATTTTCTTCCTCAGAAAAAAAGACAGGAAAACAAGTTTCATCTGTCTTTTTCTTCAATCCATATTCACGAATCAGTGGTTCTGCCTCATGGTATAAGGCACAAAATATATATATCATAATTTACGCTCTTCCGGTGCTTCCGATACCGCCGCGGTTTTCATTGCCAAGTGTATCTGTCTCCTCAAAACGGATGACCGGCTGATGTTTCTGGATGCGGAACTGGCAGATGCGGTCATTGACATTGATCTCCGTGTCACGCATTGCAAGTGCCGGCATCATCCACACATCATCATCTCCGCAGTAGCTT
This window encodes:
- a CDS encoding CPBP family intramembrane glutamic endopeptidase gives rise to the protein MKQTKGFQIWQIIYPVGLYYVVSSLCYFALEILLGSADETYMLRQLVGDAVTIPVILKFYMADQNIRDTVYGKKKFRFSSEQAINIAVTVVSVAALGIAVNNIIAMTSLIQASEGFQTANQAFFAGAAVYEFLGSCFLIPIAEELLFRGVVYQRLKLMLGVAPAIICSALIFGLVHANLVQFLYAAVLGCLLAFLYEKTGFFYVPVLGHIAANTVSVVREETGWLSFGYTTDAKGIGFTAVMLVVAGAVIWGFWKWKKNVEFDERA
- a CDS encoding DNA gyrase/topoisomerase IV subunit A, which gives rise to MEYDMNQEEQIIRTEYSELMQKSYIDYAMSVIIARALPDVRDGLKPVQRRTLYDMYELGIRYDKPYRKCARIVGDTMGKYHPHGDSSIYDALVVMAQDFKKGLPLVDGHGNFGSIEGDGAAAMRYTEARLQKITQEAYLADLDKDVVNFVPNFDETEKEPEVLPVKVPNLLLNGAEGIAVGMTTSIPPHNFGEVIDGVIAYMKDPDINTEQMMQYIPGPDFPTGGIVANKDELLAVYSTGMGKIKIRGKVEVEKGKGGKDRLVITEIPYTMIGANIGKFLNDIYSLVETKKTSDIVDITNQSSKEGIRIVLELKKGADVENLKNLLYKKTKLEDTFGVNMLAVADGKPETMGIVPIIRHHVNFQYELATRKYQTLLAKERDKKEIQEGLIKATDVIDLIIEILRGSKNVKDARACLTDGITDNINFKSEQSKRDAAKLRFTERQTTAILEMRLQKLIGLELEALLKDHDETLKNISKYEDILGSRAAMAKVIIKELESFKKEYAKPRKTVIDNLEEAVVEEKKIEEMDVVFLMDRFGYAKTVDVATYERNKEAANTENRYILTCKNTDKICIFTNKGQMHLLKVLDLPYGKFRDKGTPIDNLSNYNSSEENFVYITNLAAISRSQVLFGTKSAMLKVVDGSEFDVAKRTTAATKLNEGDELIFVQALALEETLVMQSEKDFFLRIDISSIPEKKKGAVGVRGMKLGAGDALAAIYLLNAEDVVNIEVKGKEVALNRLRTAGRDTKGTKR
- a CDS encoding DNA gyrase/topoisomerase IV subunit B → MAKTGGYDESSISVLEGLEAVRKRPGMYIGSVSRKGLNHLIYEIVDNAVDEHLAGACDTICVTLEADGSCTVEDNGRGVPVGMHAKGVSAARIVYTTLHAGGKFDDSAYKTSGGLHGVGSSVVNALSTHMDVWISRDGYIHHDGYERGIPVVELENGLLPTIGKTKKTGTKVNFLPDPEIFEKTRFKEDEVKSRMHETAYLNPALTIIYEDKRGPEVEHIVYHEEEGIIGFVKDLNKKNEVLHDVVYFKGEQDGITVEAAFQYTNEFHENILGFCNNIFNAEGGTHITGFKTVFTTVINSYARELGILKEKDSNFTGADVRNGMTAIVSIKHPDPRFEGQTKTKLDNQDAARVTAKVTGDEIQLYFDKNLEVLKTVISCAEKAAKIRKTEERAKTNLLTKQKFSFDSNGKLANCESRDASICEIFIVEGDSAGGSAKTARDRNFQAILPIRGKILNVEKASIDKVLANAEIKTMINAFGCGFSEGYGNDFDITKLRYDKIIIMADADVDGAHISTLLLTLFYRFMPELIYEGHVYVAMPPLYKAIPSKGEEEYLYDDAALERYRRNHKSNFTLQRYKGLGEMDAEQLWETTLNPETRILKRIEIEDGRMASDITELLMGNDVPPRKMFIYEHAKDAALDI
- a CDS encoding PucR family transcriptional regulator; amino-acid sequence: MISNHKIQTALDEIKDISRIDLALYTEKGKPVAATFEPEGDLEGAITSFADSMAESQMLSGYHFFKVIADGEIEYILLTKSQAEDAYMVGRLAVCQIRNLAAAYMEQFDRNNFMQNILLGNMLVVDMYNKAQKLHIEQAERVVYVIDLEDKKDSTAVELVKNLFATKMRDYVTEVDEQSIVLIKDVRDVKNEDELQKLADMIVDNMHTEAMVRVRVGYGNQVNNLPDIAKSYQEAKMALEVGKIFYAEKETIAYRYLGIGRLIYQLPMSLCEMFIHEVFGDEIPDIFNEETTTTIQKFFENNLNISETARQLYVHRNTLVYRLERLEKIIGLDIRKFDDAMTFKLALMVISHMRYARRQDTDQR
- a CDS encoding ABC transporter ATP-binding protein produces the protein MASLSLKNICKVYPNGFEAVKDFNLEVEDQEFIIFVGPSGCGKSTTLRMIAGLEEISSGEFYIDGKLMNDVEPKDRDIAMVFQNYALYPHMTVFDNMAFGLKLRKVPKDEIKRKVEEAAKILDLEKLLDRKPKALSGGQRQRVAMGRAIVRNPKVFLMDEPLSNLDAKLRVQMRSEIASLHNRLKATIIYVTHDQTEAMTLGTRIVVLKDGVIMQVDSPQKLYNEPNNLFVAGFIGSPQMNFIDTKCKVEGDKVSLTFDNTTIVLPPAKAKKLADAGCNGKTVVMGIRPEDIGDSEIEIEAHQDCAFEADVTGYELLGSEVLLYFKVAGTSMTAKVDSRTTARMGDHIKLAIDPEKIHVFDKETELTITN
- a CDS encoding SDR family oxidoreductase; translated protein: MTQKYTAIVTGASSGIGRAISEKLGVLGYEVFGIGRRFDTEEDRDIAGVPQCENDLKNAIFHPIICDLTDTDKLCAIVKQVTSEHTVKVLVNNAGAAYYGLHEELNPKKIQEMVRVNLEAPLILTQQLLRTLKKNGGYIINISSVTAKQPSPHGCAYAATKAGLASFSSSLFDEARKYGVKVTAVYPDMTETNLYRNADFTVGEEKESYLTPKEVAEAVEYVLTQREGIVIPELVLRPQFHRIRKKK
- a CDS encoding SPL family radical SAM protein → MKSLDENYYNPFFFHIYVEEEIAEHPRVKQILARFMKAEIVYIRHYKDVFCRRRQDYEEQHHAQNLILAKKTGSLIYQGAPVCQNFGNTYFYYTSCMMNCIYDCEYCYLKGMYPSANIVIFVNIEDIFEELHRMLSEHPVYLCVSYDTDLLAFETMTGYVREWEHFVLGENKRSTYPLKIEIRTKSANVKLFDNLIPDKNIIYAFTLSPQQITKQYEHNTPSLLQRVRCVADAVKKGFPVRLCFDPMIYCPDWEKEYHEMLELVTKEVPMDQIFDVSVGSFRVSQDYLKKMRKNEPYSAVVQFPFQNDGGVYHYGKELTEQMERFLIRQLLEYVPEEKIFRWES